Proteins encoded together in one Kutzneria kofuensis window:
- a CDS encoding SDR family NAD(P)-dependent oxidoreductase, with product MPRQLPRLTGRPVMITGAASGIGRSLALRLNRLGSPVAVADVDATGLKQTAASLRGTVLTRVLDVSDAADQRKFADEVRDWLPAPLAAVFNNAGVALSSTVLDADPEDDNWLYDINFHGVVNGTRAFLPILVGQGEGVIVNTSSVFGLAGMPYQSAYCAAKFAVRGFTDSLRQELRGTGVSAVTVHPGGIKTNIVRNGRMRQDPEGRERSKEEMAASFEAIAMTTPDKAAQIIHRGVESGKARILVGPDAYVFDALMRIAPTHYFDLLGRFVSRRG from the coding sequence ATGCCCCGACAGCTTCCTAGGCTCACCGGCCGGCCGGTGATGATCACCGGCGCCGCCTCCGGCATCGGCCGCAGCCTCGCGCTGCGGCTGAACCGGCTCGGCTCGCCGGTGGCCGTCGCCGACGTGGACGCCACGGGGCTCAAGCAGACCGCCGCCTCGCTGCGGGGCACGGTGCTGACCCGCGTCCTGGACGTCAGCGACGCCGCCGACCAGCGGAAATTCGCCGACGAGGTGCGGGACTGGCTGCCCGCGCCGCTGGCCGCGGTGTTCAACAACGCCGGCGTCGCGCTGTCGTCCACGGTGCTCGACGCCGATCCCGAGGACGACAACTGGCTGTACGACATCAACTTCCACGGCGTGGTCAACGGCACCCGGGCGTTCCTGCCGATCCTGGTCGGGCAGGGCGAGGGCGTCATCGTGAACACGTCCAGCGTGTTCGGGCTGGCCGGCATGCCGTACCAGAGCGCCTACTGCGCGGCCAAGTTCGCCGTCCGCGGCTTCACCGACTCGCTGCGCCAGGAGCTGCGCGGCACCGGCGTCAGCGCGGTCACCGTGCACCCCGGCGGCATCAAGACGAACATCGTCCGAAATGGACGGATGCGGCAGGATCCCGAGGGCCGCGAACGGTCGAAGGAGGAGATGGCGGCCTCGTTCGAGGCGATCGCCATGACCACGCCGGACAAGGCGGCGCAGATCATCCACCGCGGCGTGGAGAGCGGCAAGGCCCGCATCCTCGTCGGCCCGGACGCGTACGTGTTCGACGCGCTGATGCGTATCGCCCCCACCCACTACTTCGACCTGCTCGGCCGGTTCGTCTCCCGCCGCGGTTAA
- a CDS encoding flavin-containing monooxygenase has protein sequence MPSEHLDVLIVGAGLSGVGAAHHIHTAFPRRTYAILEAREASGGTWDLFRYPGVRSDSDMQTLGYRFRPWTQAKAIADGPAILDYIRETAAEAGIDRHIRYGHKVVAASWSTEDSRWTVEVQRDGETVQLTANFLYLCTGYYHYDGGYAPAFPDVERFAGPVIHPQQWPEDLDYAGKKVVVIGSGATAVTLVPAMTDKAEHVTMLQRSPTYILARPGEDKLANRLRRLLGDPLGYMVTRWKNVAMATLIYRLSRRRPGMIRSFIRNETVKLLPPGYDVDTHFKPRYDPWDQRLCLVPDGDLFRAIRHGRASVVTDEIAGFTETGIRLRSGADLPADVVVTATGLRLLAFGGIRLAVDGKEIKLPETLAYKGMMLSGLPNFVFTIGYTNASWTLKADLVAEYTVRLLRHMDEHGYTQCVPVNDGPEITERPLLDFAAGYVQRSVHEFPRAGSRRPWQLGMSYANDVLLLRHGRIDDGTLRFRAAERRPVRSR, from the coding sequence GTGCCCAGCGAACATCTGGACGTCCTGATCGTCGGCGCCGGCCTGTCCGGCGTCGGCGCGGCGCACCACATCCACACCGCCTTCCCGCGCCGGACGTACGCGATCCTGGAGGCCCGCGAGGCCAGCGGCGGCACCTGGGACCTGTTCCGGTACCCGGGCGTGCGCTCCGACTCGGACATGCAGACCCTCGGCTACCGGTTCCGGCCGTGGACGCAGGCCAAGGCCATCGCCGACGGGCCGGCCATCCTCGACTACATCCGGGAGACCGCCGCCGAGGCCGGCATCGACCGGCACATCCGTTACGGCCACAAGGTTGTCGCCGCCTCATGGTCCACAGAGGACTCGCGATGGACGGTCGAGGTCCAGCGTGACGGCGAAACCGTGCAGTTGACGGCGAACTTCCTCTACCTGTGCACCGGCTACTACCACTACGACGGCGGCTACGCGCCGGCCTTCCCGGACGTCGAGCGGTTCGCCGGGCCGGTGATCCACCCGCAGCAGTGGCCGGAAGACCTGGACTACGCGGGCAAGAAGGTCGTCGTCATCGGCAGCGGCGCCACCGCGGTCACCCTCGTGCCGGCCATGACCGACAAGGCCGAGCACGTGACCATGCTGCAGCGCTCCCCCACGTACATCCTGGCCCGGCCGGGCGAGGACAAGCTGGCCAACCGGCTGCGGAGGCTGCTCGGCGACCCCCTGGGCTACATGGTGACGCGGTGGAAGAACGTCGCCATGGCCACGCTGATCTACCGGCTCAGCCGGCGCCGGCCCGGGATGATCCGGTCGTTCATCCGCAACGAGACCGTGAAGCTGCTGCCGCCCGGCTACGACGTGGACACGCACTTCAAGCCCCGGTACGACCCGTGGGACCAGCGGCTGTGCCTGGTGCCGGACGGCGACCTGTTCCGGGCCATCCGCCACGGCCGCGCGTCGGTGGTCACCGACGAGATCGCCGGCTTCACCGAGACCGGGATCCGGCTGCGGTCCGGCGCCGACCTGCCCGCGGACGTCGTCGTCACGGCGACCGGGCTGCGGTTGCTGGCGTTCGGCGGCATCCGGCTGGCGGTGGACGGCAAGGAGATCAAGCTGCCGGAAACCCTGGCGTACAAGGGAATGATGCTCAGCGGCCTGCCGAACTTCGTGTTCACCATCGGCTACACCAACGCGTCGTGGACGCTGAAGGCCGACCTGGTCGCCGAGTACACGGTCCGCCTGCTGCGGCACATGGACGAGCACGGCTACACCCAGTGCGTGCCGGTCAACGACGGTCCCGAGATCACCGAACGGCCGCTGCTGGACTTCGCCGCCGGCTACGTCCAGCGGTCCGTGCACGAGTTCCCCCGGGCCGGGTCGCGCCGGCCGTGGCAGCTGGGCATGAGCTACGCCAACGAC